Proteins encoded in a region of the Zea mays cultivar B73 chromosome 2, Zm-B73-REFERENCE-NAM-5.0, whole genome shotgun sequence genome:
- the LOC109944128 gene encoding uncharacterized protein, with protein sequence MAAPSRGKKRLVVDVDVELDSEAEVASAFSRLSVSIVAKPSGEYVRAKEHSSPSVNCAATSGTGYTQQQTPSVAKQCSEPRSVSITRFETVRSDLAIAIAKMHVVGNELKDLAGNEIMNSPDTAKDVSVNFSMWRVYELAQSLMDEAQRLEDLEAGPSPPLSECFNNHFAEDEDMGGGEWALDDVDSEELVDRQMK encoded by the exons ATGGCGGCTCCGTCGAGGGGGAAGAAACGCCTGGTGGTCGACGTCGATGTCGAGTTGGACAGTGAGGCCGAAGTAGCTTCAGCTTTCAGTCGTCTGTCTGTGTCGATCGTTGCCAAGCCTTCAGGCGAGTACGTTCGCGCCAAGGAGCACTCCTCCCCGAGCGTGAACTGCGCGGCCACATCAG GTACTGGGTACACCCAGCAGCAGACCCCTTCTGTCGCGAAACAGTGCTCTGAACCACGTTCAGTGTCG ATAACCAGATTTGAAACGGTTCGTAGTGACCTGGCAATAGCCATTGCAAAGATGCATGTAGTTGGGAACGAGTTGAAAGATTTGGCCGGAAATGAGATAATGAATTCGCCAGATACGGCCAAAGATGTGTCAGTGAACTTCTCAATGTGGCGCGTGTATGAGCTTGCTCAGTCACTGATGGACGAAGCGCAACGTTTAGAAGATCTTGAAGCTGGTCCTTCGCCACCATTATCTGAATGTTTCAATAACCATTTTGCTGAAGATGAAGATATGGGTGGCGGGGAATGGGCACTGGATGATGTGGATTCCGAAGAGCTTGTGGATCGTCAGATGAAGTAG
- the LOC100285975 gene encoding Homeobox-leucine zipper protein HOX17 → MMERVEDLGLSLSLSSSLASPRTHHVATMLLRAPEKRFLEMPLLLPAKRTTEVTGEDGLRGGSDEEDGGCGIDGSRKKLRLSKDQSAVLEDSFREHPTLNPRQKAALAQQLGLRPRQVEVWFQNRRARTKLKQTEVDCEYLKRCCETLTEENRRLQKEVQELRALKLVSPHLYMHMSPPTTLTMCPSCERVSSSNGNSAAATAAARARAGAGAGAIVCHPIDRATST, encoded by the exons ATGATGGAGAGGGTCGAGGACTTagggctcagcctcagcctcagctCGTCCCTCGCGTCTCCTCGCACTCACCATGTCGCCACCATGCTGCTACGCGCTCCAG AGAAGAGGTTCCTGGAGATGCCACTGCTGCTGCCCGCGAAGCGGACGACCGAGGTCACCGGCGAGGATGGCCTGCGAGGCGGCAGCGATGAGGAGGACGGCGGCTGCGGCATCGACGGCTCCAGGAAGAAGCTCCGGCTGTCCAAGGACCAGTCCGCGGTGCTCGAGGATAGCTTCCGGGAGCACCCAACTCTCAACCCT CGGCAGAAGGCAGCCTTGGCGCAGCAGCTAGGCCTGCGGCCCCGCCAGGTGGAGGTGTGGTTCCAGAACAGGCGCGCCAG GACGAAGCTGAAGCAGACGGAGGTGGACTGCGAGTACCTGAAGCGCTGCTGCGAGACGCTGACGGAGGAGAACCGGCGGCTGCAGAAGGAGGTGCAGGAGCTCCGCGCGCTCAAGCTCGTGTCGCCGCACCTCTACATGCACATGTCCCCGCCCACCACCCTCACCATGTGCCCCTCCTGCGAGCGCGTCTCCTCGTCCAACGGCAACTCCGCAGCTGCCACGGcggccgcgcgcgcgcgcgccggcgccggcgccggcgccatcGTCTGCCACCCGATCGACCGAGCCACTAGTACGTAG
- the LOC100280109 gene encoding adenylyltransferase and sulfurtransferase MOCS3 produces the protein MRVREATTTAMGVAGGGRTEAIMREIARLRAQRDELDSRIRFFESQLRVGAAPATLPPSLSTKLDAMGLHAAARGGSGLSPDAVRRYSRQLLLPDFGVQGQRRLSRSSVLVVGAGGLGSAVALYLTACGVGSLGVVDGDDVELGNLHRQVIHVEAYVGQPKVKSAAAACRAMNSSVNVLEHHLKLKSKNALDVVRQYDIVVDATNSPASRYMLSDCCVLLNKPLISGSTIGLEGQLMVYNHNGSPCYRCHFPNPTTTCQTASSANYTLGVVPGVNGCLQALETIKVATRVGEPLCGRMLLFDALSSRFKTVNKIHKRSSTCTVCGDNPDLTQDSFVTFDYDSLTQSTKSSKPMAIQTPLPKSARTSCREYKRVVDSGRTHLLLDVRPVHHFQIASIANSVNIPLHELRERLPRLRDALTEVAGVSHSHGKHYCPLYFVCQNGDDSEAAVGVLRESGFPYAGAIAGGLECWAREVDPGFPVYW, from the exons ATGCGTGTGCGCGAGGCAACAACAACGGCAATGGGCGTCGCCGGCGGCGGGAGGACGGAGGCGATCATGCGGGAGATCGCGAGGCTGCGCGCCCAGAGGGACGAGCTTGACAGCCGCATACGCTTCTTCGAGTCCCAGCTCCGCGTCGGCGCCGCGCCGGCCACGCTTCCTCCCAGCCTGTCCACCAAGCTCGACGCCATGGGGTTGCATGCGGCCGCCCGAGGGGGCAGCGGCCTCAGCCCCGACGCGGTCAGACGGTACAGCCGCCAGCTCCTCCTCCCCGACTTCGGCGTGCAAG GGCAACGGAGGCTCTCTCGGTCATCAGTTCTTGTGGTCGGAGCCGGAGGCTTGGGCTCGGCCGTAGCATTGTACCTGACTGCATGTGGCGTTG GTTCTCTAGGAGTTGTTGATGGAGACGACGTTGAACTTGGCAACCTCCATCGTCAG GTCATACACGTAGAAGCATACGTTGGGCAACCTAAGGTGAAATCTGCAGCAGCTGCTTGCCGGGC GATGAACTCTTCTGTCAACGTGTTGGAGCATCATCTCAAACTGAAATCGAAAAATGCTTTGGATGTTGTGAGGCA ATATGACATAGTTGTTGATGCAACCAACAGTCCTGCTAGTCGGTACATGCTTAGTGATTGCTGTGTCCTTCTCAACAAG CCTCTCATATCCGGTTCAACAATTGGTCTAGAAGGACAG TTGATGGTTTATAACCATAATGGAAGTCCATGTTACCGGTgtcattttccaaacccaacgaCGACATGCCAGACTGCTAGTTCTGCTAATTATACTCTTGGGGTTG TTCCAGGAGTGAATGGCTGCCTACAAGCTCTTGAAACTATAAAGGTTGCAACTCGTGTTGGTGAACCCCTTTGTGGAAGAATGCTACTCTTCGACGCATTATCCTCCCGTTTTAAGACT GTTAATAAGATACATAAAAGGTCATCAACTTGCACAGTCTGTGGAGATAATCCTGATTTAACTCAAGACAGCTTTGTTACGTTTGATTATGATAGCTTGACGCAGTCTACAAAGTCTAGCAAG CCGATGGCAATCCAGACGCCGCTCCCAAAGAGCGCCCGGACCAGCTGCAGAGAATACAAGCGGGTGGTCGACAGCGGCAGGACGCACCTGCTGTTGGACGTGCGGCCGGTGCACCACTTCCAGATCGCCTCCATAGCCAACTCGGTGAACATCCCGCTGCACGAGCTGCGGGAGAGGCTTCCCCGGCTCAGGGACGCCCTGACCGAAGTGGCAGGCGTGTCGCACTCGCACGGCAAGCACTATTGCCCTCTGTACTTCGTCTGCCAGAATGGCGACGACTCCGAGGCGGCCGTCGGCGTCCTCCGGGAGAGCGGCTTCCCTTACGCCGGCGCTATAGCCGGCGGCCTTGAGTGTTGGGCGCGAGAAGTTGATCCCGGTTTCCCTGTGTACTGGTGA